A single genomic interval of Electrophorus electricus isolate fEleEle1 chromosome 4, fEleEle1.pri, whole genome shotgun sequence harbors:
- the LOC113589740 gene encoding extracellular calcium-sensing receptor-like: MPILSMNGDFIIGGIFTIHYYTNAEQDTYTRLPPKLQCTGSMDFRELRFARAMEFTIREINNRTDLLPGITLGYQIYDSCSAVQMAIKVAFQFANGVGPVFNYTNCSSESAVATVPAIVGDSASTPSISMARMLGLFGIPQVSHYATCACLSDKSQFPAFFRTVPSDHHQAAALARMVKYFGWTWIGAVRSDSDYGNYGMASFLKAAQEEGICVEYSEAYYRTQPRSKLERVADVIRRSTSRVIVAFVNIAEMRFLLEELTRKAAPPLQWIGSEAWITHPEFLRFNMCAGALGFGVPRSVIPGLRGFLLDLSPAQAAKSPILTEFWESSFSCSLKGRKGSEFLRECDGSEDIRALKNPYTDTSQLRITNMVYKATHAIAHAIHGVICNETKCDKNMKFAQWQILEQLKRVNFTTNNGYQVNFDSSGDPAALYELINWQFKKDGALDFVSVGYYDSSKPRGQEFRMSSAISWVGGQTEVIVSVCSESCSPGTRKAVQKGRPVCCFDCISCAEGEISNMTDSLDCVHCLPEFWPNGKQDSCLPKPVEFLSWDDTLGIILTVFSVAGTFVAVCVASIFYRNRASPIVRANNSELSFLLLFSLTLCFLCSLTFIGRPSEWSCMLRHTAFGITFVLCISCVLGKTIVVLMAFRATLPGSNVMKWFGPPQQRLSVLSFTLVQILICVIWLKISPPFPFKNLKHYKEKIILECSIGSAIGFWAVLSYIGFLALLCFILAFLARKLPDNFNEAKFITFSMLIFCVVWITFIPAYVSSPGKFTVAVEIFAILASSFGLIICIFAPKCFIIVFRPEQNTKKHLMGKMPSKAL; the protein is encoded by the exons ATGCCTATTTTGTCtatgaatggagattttatcATTGGAGGGATTTTCACCATTCATTACTACACCAATGCAGAACAGGACACCTATACCAGGCTGCCACCAAAGCTACAGTGCACTGGGAg CATGGACTTCAGGGAGTTGCGCTTTGCCCGAGCCATGGAATTTACAATCCGCGAGATCAACAACAGAACCGACCTCCTACCGGGTATCACGTTAGGCTACCAGATATACGACTCGTGCTCAGCTGTGCAGATGGCAATCAAAGTTGCATTTCAATTTGCCAACGGCGTGGGACCCGTTTTCAATTACACGAATTGCAGTTCAGAATCTGCAGTTGCTACTGTACCTGCGATCGTAGGAGATTCTGCTTCCACGCCGTCAATTAGCATGGCCAGAATGCTCGGTCTTTTTGGAATTCCACAG GTGAGTCACTATGCAACCTGCGCGTGTCTGAGCGATAAGAGTCAGTTTCCTGCCTTCTTTAGGACGGTACCTAGTGACCACCACCAAGCGGCCGCATTGGCGAGAATGGTGAAGTATTTTGGCTGGACATGGATTGGAGCAGTGCGCAGCGACTCAGACTACGGAAACTATGGAATGGCATCGTTCCTAAAGGCTGCGCAGGAGGaggggatctgtgtggagtACTCCGAGGCCTACTACAGGACACAACCGCgcagtaaactggagagagtggCTGATGTCATCCGCAGATCAACGTCCCGGGTAATAGTAGCTTTTGTTAACATAGCCGAAATGAGGTTTCTTTTGGAGGAACTGACACGAAAAGCAGCTCCTCCGCTTCAGTGGATAGGCAGCGAGGCGTGGATCACACATCCAGAGTTTCTTCGGTTTAACATGTGTGCTGGCGCGTTAGGTTTTGGTGTCCCTCGATCAGTTATCCCAGGTCTTCGGGGGTTTCTTTTAGACCTCTCTCCAGCTCAAGCCGCGAAATCACCCATATTAACGGAATTTTGGGAGAGCTCATTCAGTTGTAGCCTAAAAGGGCGGAAAGGTTCAGAGTTCCTGCGAGAATGTGACGGCAGTGAGGACATCCGCGCGCTAAagaacccatacacagacacgtctcagcTGCGCATCACTAACATGGTGTATAAAGCTACACATGCCATAGCGCATGCAATACATGGTGTTATTTGTAATGAGACGAAATGCGACAAAAACATGAAGTTCGCTCAATGGCAg ATACTCGAGCAGCTCAAGAGAGTTAATTTCACTACAAATAATGGCTATCAGGTCAACTTTGATTCCAGTGGAGATCCTGCAGCTCTCTATGAGCTCATAAACTGGCAGTTTAAGAAAGATGGTGCTTTAGACTTTGTATCAGTGGGCTACTATGACTCATCCAAACCGAGAGGACAGGAGTTCAGAATGAGCAGTGCTATCAGCTGGGTGGGTGGACAGACAGAG GTGATAGTATCTGTATGCAGTGAGAGCTGTtctccaggcaccaggaaggcagtacagaagggaaggcctgtctgctgctttgactgtatatcatgtgctgaaggagagatcagtaataTGACAG ATTCTCTGGACTGTGTGCACTGCCTTCCTGAATTCTGGCCCAATGGCAAACAAGACAGCTGCCTCCCCAAGCCTGTTGAATTCCTGTCCTGGGATGACACTTTGGGCATTATCCTGACAGTGTTCTCTGTTGCTGGAACCTTTGTGGCTGTATGTGTAGCTTCCATCTTCTACAGAAACAGGGCATCTCCTATAGTCCGggccaacaactcagagctgagcttcctgctgctcttctctctgactctgtgtttcctctgttcacttacttttattggtcggccctctgagtggtcctgtatgctgcgtcacacagcgtttgggatcacctttgtcctctgcatctcctgtgttctggggaaaacaatagtggtgttaatggccttcagggctacacttccaggaagtaatgtcatgaaatggtttgggcctccacagcagagactcagtgttctttCCTTTACTCTTGTACAGATCCTAATTTGTGTCATTTGGTTAAAAATATCACCTCCTTTCCCCTTTAAAAATTTAAAGCACTACAAGGAAAAAATCATCTTGGAATGTAGCATAGGTTCAGccataggtttctgggctgtgctGAGTTATATAGGATTTCTGGctcttttatgtttcattttggcTTTTTTAGCACGGAAGctgcctgataactttaatgaagctaaattcatcacattcagcatgctcatattctgtgtagtttggatcacctttattccagcttatgtcagctctcctggaaaattcactgtggCTGTTGAGATATTTGCTATTCTGGCCTCAAGCTTCggtttgattatttgtatttttgctcccAAATGTTTCATAATAGTGTTTAGGCCCGAGCAGAATACTAAGAAACACCTTATGGGTAAAATGCCCTCTAAGGCCCTTTGA